One Aerococcus urinaeequi DNA segment encodes these proteins:
- a CDS encoding GGDEF domain-containing protein, translated as MIVNVLANMAIIFMDIYFVWRWRYSIEKRRNPINNRNLFIGLQTAAGICLMMSSFTAEGVRFDFRPVLFAYTMVYLDKEIAHPTIVLVAICRFFFGDLILSSLNLLIALAYILLSLGVFDRIKSKYSEFFQLWFLVMMVIVISAPMSFIRLENLAQVFSAYLLLAVLSSVFIYFSYRFTNDLDKLYQTSVHDSLTALYNARKLDEDLGKISENNHSYSLLILDIDNFKNLNDTHGHLVGDKALEEIGIVLNNLKSDLFDYYRYGGEEFVSLVFDGTGQKTLDLAESIHDRIAEMPLFSEEGEPLKITVSIGVAHRKPHEDMKITLLRADQALYQAKHQGKNQTVNAKGGLIFD; from the coding sequence ATGATTGTAAATGTCTTAGCAAATATGGCAATTATTTTTATGGATATTTATTTTGTTTGGCGCTGGCGATATAGTATTGAGAAAAGACGAAATCCAATCAACAACCGTAACCTCTTTATTGGCCTACAAACGGCAGCGGGTATTTGCTTGATGATGTCATCCTTTACAGCTGAAGGTGTGCGCTTTGACTTCAGGCCGGTACTATTCGCCTATACCATGGTGTATTTGGATAAGGAAATTGCCCATCCGACAATAGTGTTGGTTGCGATTTGTCGTTTTTTCTTTGGCGACTTAATCTTGTCCAGTTTAAACCTCTTAATCGCCTTAGCCTATATTTTGCTGAGTTTAGGTGTCTTTGACCGTATTAAATCCAAGTATTCAGAGTTCTTCCAACTGTGGTTTTTAGTGATGATGGTTATTGTTATATCTGCGCCAATGTCCTTTATTCGATTAGAAAATCTCGCCCAAGTATTTTCAGCTTACCTATTGCTGGCTGTTTTGTCATCGGTATTCATATACTTTTCTTACCGCTTCACCAACGATCTAGACAAACTCTACCAAACCTCAGTGCACGACAGCCTAACAGCCCTATATAACGCCCGGAAATTAGATGAAGACCTTGGGAAAATTTCAGAAAATAATCATTCCTATTCGCTATTAATTCTTGATATTGATAATTTCAAGAATTTAAATGATACCCATGGTCATCTTGTGGGCGATAAGGCACTCGAAGAAATAGGCATCGTTTTGAATAATTTAAAGTCTGATTTATTCGATTATTACCGGTATGGTGGGGAAGAATTCGTGAGTCTAGTCTTTGATGGGACGGGACAAAAGACGCTGGATTTAGCCGAATCTATCCATGACAGGATTGCTGAAATGCCGCTATTTAGTGAAGAGGGCGAGCCTTTGAAGATTACAGTTTCAATTGGAGTGGCCCATAGAAAACCGCATGAAGATATGAAAATTACCTTATTGCGGGCTGACCAAGCCTTATATCAAGCGAAACACCAAGGGAAGAACCAGACGGTGAACGCTAAAGGCGGGTTGATTTTCGATTAA